The following proteins are encoded in a genomic region of Spirosoma sp. SC4-14:
- a CDS encoding sialate O-acetylesterase, protein MIKINLTTVLSSFFFFFYHNLSAQLQLTFPTSRLVFQRNQNNQASIWVTGQCPANTTQVKAQLTVRQGGTATGWIVLDSQPAGGTFQGSFSAVTGGWYDLTVKAYAGSTEIASTTMDRIGVGEVFVTAGQSNSWGTNCYTGQASDDRVSIINYWTGQQGQFTESSLPFTVSHADLATGITNTGMFPGAYLYVWGALGDRLVTQLGVPTMFYGASYPATNSKHWVHSANGEEEWGTLTKNMPYRALGATILHYLKRTGVRAVLWHQGEGDNYYQTYDDYVNNIGTVIDKSRSQLGFGTLSWVLSRVSYMPAAISSEYVNHETDPNIIAAQNTLAGNLNNWAGPATDSMIYPTYRKGDYFHLHFDSDDCPALTDVWNQAVSTTYFSSREPSVPSRLVLLTTGYVLPFTTSAGQSVQVPYFSRVPTRADNQYQVDLLTESGCTLVTLATGTGNPITVTLPSWANGRYRFRVKSTSPVNVGEFSEPITITGSGSGLPSVFPPNEFNSIQNGNWNNAQVWSCGWLPGLSDSVKLNHTITMPTGYQGQAGTLQFNSGSKLIYQAGSLLRLKAN, encoded by the coding sequence ATGATTAAAATTAACTTAACAACCGTCCTTTCATCCTTTTTTTTCTTTTTTTATCACAATCTTTCAGCCCAATTACAACTTACTTTCCCAACCAGCCGACTGGTTTTCCAGCGAAATCAAAATAATCAGGCCAGCATATGGGTCACGGGGCAATGCCCCGCCAATACGACACAGGTTAAAGCTCAGCTAACGGTACGGCAGGGAGGAACCGCTACCGGCTGGATCGTTCTCGACAGTCAGCCTGCTGGCGGAACATTTCAGGGGTCGTTTTCAGCCGTAACCGGCGGATGGTATGATCTGACGGTGAAAGCCTACGCTGGAAGTACCGAAATTGCTTCTACAACGATGGACCGCATTGGAGTTGGCGAAGTGTTCGTTACGGCTGGGCAATCTAATTCGTGGGGAACAAATTGTTATACCGGACAGGCCAGCGACGACCGCGTGTCTATTATCAATTACTGGACAGGCCAGCAAGGGCAATTTACAGAAAGCTCATTACCCTTTACCGTTAGCCACGCCGATCTAGCAACCGGAATTACTAACACAGGTATGTTTCCGGGTGCTTATTTATACGTCTGGGGCGCTCTGGGCGACCGGCTGGTTACTCAACTAGGCGTACCGACCATGTTCTACGGGGCGTCGTATCCGGCAACGAACTCCAAACATTGGGTTCATTCAGCGAATGGCGAAGAAGAGTGGGGAACACTTACGAAAAATATGCCCTACCGGGCCTTGGGAGCTACTATTCTGCATTACCTAAAACGCACCGGTGTTCGGGCCGTTTTATGGCACCAGGGCGAAGGCGATAACTACTATCAGACCTATGACGACTACGTGAACAACATTGGCACGGTGATCGACAAATCGCGTAGTCAATTAGGCTTTGGTACGCTTAGCTGGGTACTGTCGCGGGTCAGCTACATGCCAGCCGCCATAAGTAGCGAGTATGTAAATCATGAAACAGACCCGAATATTATTGCCGCTCAAAACACGCTGGCCGGAAATCTAAATAACTGGGCAGGCCCCGCCACCGATAGCATGATTTACCCCACCTATCGTAAAGGCGACTACTTTCATCTGCACTTCGACTCCGACGACTGCCCGGCGCTAACCGATGTATGGAATCAGGCCGTCTCGACAACCTATTTTAGCTCACGCGAACCTTCAGTTCCGAGCCGTTTGGTATTGCTCACAACAGGCTATGTTTTACCCTTCACAACAAGTGCCGGGCAAAGTGTTCAGGTTCCCTATTTTTCGCGGGTACCCACCCGTGCCGACAATCAGTACCAGGTCGATCTGTTAACCGAATCAGGATGCACGCTGGTAACACTTGCTACAGGCACAGGCAATCCGATTACGGTTACACTACCGAGCTGGGCCAACGGCCGTTATCGGTTTCGGGTAAAATCGACGTCGCCAGTCAACGTTGGCGAGTTCAGCGAACCGATCACCATCACTGGCTCTGGCAGTGGCCTTCCGAGTGTGTTCCCGCCTAACGAATTTAACTCGATTCAGAATGGCAACTGGAACAATGCGCAGGTATGGTCGTGCGGCTGGCTCCCTGGTCTGTCCGATAGCGTTAAGCTAAATCATACTATTACGATGCCAACCGGGTATCAGGGCCAGGCCGGAACGCTCCAGTTTAACAGTGGCTCAAAACTGATTTATCAGGCTGGTAGTTTGCTACGGTTGAAAGCGAATTAA
- a CDS encoding YegP family protein, with amino-acid sequence MGKFVISTRTNGEFQFNLKADNGQVILTSEGYSAKAGCENGIESVRKNSADEGRFERKTASNGKFFFNLKAGNGQVIGSSQMYESEAGRDNGIDSVMRNAPDASVDDTTA; translated from the coding sequence ATGGGCAAGTTTGTAATTTCGACAAGAACGAATGGAGAATTCCAGTTCAATCTGAAAGCAGATAACGGTCAGGTTATTCTGACTAGTGAAGGTTATTCGGCCAAAGCAGGCTGCGAAAATGGTATCGAATCGGTTCGTAAAAACTCAGCCGACGAAGGACGTTTCGAGCGAAAGACTGCATCGAACGGTAAATTCTTTTTCAATCTGAAAGCTGGAAATGGGCAGGTAATCGGAAGCAGCCAGATGTATGAAAGCGAAGCCGGCCGCGACAATGGTATCGATTCGGTGATGCGCAATGCGCCCGACGCTTCTGTTGACGATACGACTGCATAA
- a CDS encoding bile acid:sodium symporter family protein, whose amino-acid sequence MANVSLGSLLARVGLDWFILALLAMIGLAKLWPQPGVQEGLLSLSSLANFGVSVIFFFYGLRLNFDQLRTGLRNYRLHLLIHSTTFILFPAVVLTARSLLMTPETELLWLGIFYVAALPSTVSSSVVMVSIAGGNIPAAIFNASISSLIGVFVTPIWMSFLLSSTNGQYDLAGVIGKLTIQVIVPVLLGLLLNRRLGWFAERNKTYLRYFDQTTILLIVYTAFCESFTRNLFASLSTIDLLWLAGLLLGLFFLIFGFITLISKLLHFNREDRVTALFCGSKKSLIQGSVMANVLFSASVAGVALMPIMMYHALQLIVASIIAQSMQRRQLMSKAAQERFREI is encoded by the coding sequence ATGGCAAACGTTTCGCTCGGTTCGCTGCTGGCCCGCGTTGGGCTCGATTGGTTTATTCTTGCTTTGCTGGCCATGATTGGTCTGGCTAAACTGTGGCCCCAGCCGGGTGTTCAGGAGGGCTTACTATCCTTATCATCACTGGCCAATTTTGGTGTTTCGGTGATCTTCTTTTTCTATGGGCTGCGGCTCAATTTCGACCAGCTTCGAACCGGACTTCGAAACTATCGGCTTCATCTGCTCATTCATAGTACAACATTCATTCTTTTTCCGGCCGTAGTACTCACCGCCCGTAGTTTGCTGATGACGCCCGAGACAGAACTGCTCTGGCTCGGCATTTTCTACGTAGCGGCCCTGCCCTCAACGGTTTCGTCGTCGGTAGTAATGGTTTCCATTGCGGGGGGAAACATACCAGCAGCGATCTTTAATGCCAGCATTTCCAGCCTGATTGGAGTATTTGTAACACCAATCTGGATGAGTTTTTTGCTAAGCAGTACCAACGGGCAATACGATCTGGCAGGTGTTATTGGCAAACTGACCATACAGGTGATTGTACCGGTATTGCTGGGGTTGTTGCTAAACCGGCGGTTAGGCTGGTTTGCCGAGCGAAACAAGACTTATCTGCGCTATTTCGATCAAACAACCATCCTGCTCATCGTTTACACTGCTTTTTGTGAGTCGTTTACCCGAAACCTGTTCGCCAGTCTTTCTACAATTGACCTGCTCTGGCTAGCGGGTTTATTACTCGGGCTTTTTTTTCTGATTTTTGGCTTTATCACGCTGATAAGCAAACTACTCCATTTCAATCGTGAAGACCGCGTTACGGCTTTGTTTTGCGGTTCCAAAAAGTCATTAATCCAGGGCAGTGTGATGGCAAACGTATTATTTTCAGCTTCTGTTGCCGGAGTAGCCCTGATGCCCATTATGATGTACCATGCGCTTCAGCTCATCGTTGCCAGCATTATTGCCCAGTCGATGCAGCGACGCCAACTCATGTCGAAAGCTGCTCAGGAACGATTCCGGGAGATTTAG
- a CDS encoding GH1 family beta-glucosidase — protein MPNPDDQLTNDPLSDSLSFDRHAFGPDFVWGTATAAYQIEGAVDRDGRTPSIWDTFSRQKGKIKTGETADIACEFYDRYESDLRLHKEMGFDSFRFSLSWSRILPEGTGPALGGRINEAGLAFYDRLIDQCLALGITPWITLYHWDLPQALENKGGWPNRNIVHWFCEFVDICTKAFGHKVKHWIILNEPLAFSVLGYFTGQHAPGRRSFRNLLPAIHHTALAQAEGGRVVRQNVAGARVGTTFSCSPIEPFSASPRDKAAAARVDALMNRLFIEPSLGLGYPTDELPFLSGIGKKVAKHSDMERLAFDFDFIGLQHYFRAVVEHSYFMPYLWAAQVSPLRRQVPIITEMGWEVYPDSMFQIIRQFGQYEGVKKIYITESGAAFYDMVQNGKVNDMARMHYHQDYLNSVLHAKREGYPVDGYFAWTFLDNFEWAEGYRPRFGLVYVDFRTQKRIIKASGRWFQQLLTNNSAAVHDLSHMGNRFC, from the coding sequence ATGCCCAACCCCGATGACCAATTAACCAATGACCCATTGAGTGACTCATTAAGTTTTGATCGCCATGCCTTCGGGCCGGATTTCGTTTGGGGAACCGCTACGGCTGCCTATCAGATCGAAGGAGCCGTTGACCGCGATGGGCGTACCCCTTCGATCTGGGATACATTCAGCCGCCAGAAAGGCAAAATCAAAACTGGCGAAACGGCCGATATTGCCTGCGAATTCTACGACCGATATGAATCTGATTTGCGGCTACATAAAGAAATGGGATTCGATTCATTTCGGTTTTCGCTTTCCTGGTCGCGCATATTACCCGAAGGTACCGGGCCTGCGCTGGGTGGCCGCATCAACGAAGCCGGACTGGCTTTCTACGACCGGCTGATCGATCAGTGTCTGGCGCTTGGCATCACGCCCTGGATTACCCTCTACCACTGGGACTTACCGCAGGCGCTGGAAAACAAAGGTGGCTGGCCCAACCGCAACATTGTTCACTGGTTTTGTGAGTTTGTGGATATCTGCACGAAAGCATTTGGCCACAAAGTGAAGCACTGGATTATTCTGAATGAACCGCTGGCCTTTTCGGTATTGGGTTATTTCACGGGGCAACACGCACCTGGTCGCCGGAGCTTTCGGAATTTGCTGCCAGCCATTCATCACACTGCCCTTGCTCAGGCCGAAGGTGGCCGCGTTGTCCGGCAAAATGTAGCCGGAGCAAGGGTTGGCACTACCTTTTCCTGTTCGCCCATCGAGCCTTTTTCGGCATCGCCCCGCGACAAAGCAGCCGCAGCCCGCGTCGATGCGCTCATGAATCGGTTGTTCATCGAACCTTCTCTTGGCCTGGGCTACCCAACCGACGAGTTACCATTCCTTTCGGGCATTGGCAAAAAAGTAGCCAAACATAGCGATATGGAACGGCTCGCTTTCGATTTCGACTTCATCGGTCTGCAACACTATTTCCGGGCCGTAGTCGAACATTCGTATTTCATGCCCTACTTATGGGCGGCTCAGGTTTCGCCCCTCCGCCGGCAGGTGCCTATCATTACCGAAATGGGCTGGGAAGTCTATCCCGATAGTATGTTTCAGATTATTCGGCAGTTCGGGCAGTATGAAGGGGTCAAAAAAATATACATTACCGAAAGCGGAGCCGCTTTTTACGATATGGTGCAGAATGGTAAAGTAAACGATATGGCCCGGATGCACTATCACCAGGACTATCTCAATAGCGTTCTTCACGCCAAACGGGAAGGCTATCCGGTCGATGGCTATTTTGCCTGGACTTTTCTCGACAATTTCGAATGGGCCGAAGGCTACCGTCCTCGCTTTGGCCTGGTCTATGTTGATTTTCGAACGCAAAAACGGATCATAAAAGCCTCAGGTCGGTGGTTTCAGCAGTTGCTGACTAACAATTCAGCCGCTGTCCATGATTTAAGTCATATGGGCAACCGATTTTGCTAA
- a CDS encoding acetyl-CoA hydrolase/transferase C-terminal domain-containing protein, which translates to MLAPLPITTPEQAVSVIQSNNRVFIHSVAQAPHILINAMVAQADRLRNVEICHMHTEGPLPYLNPQYQQSFKPNAFFIGANMRKQLNQGIGDYVPVFLSEVPLLFRRKILPIDVALIQVSPPDAHGYCSLGPSVDISLAALQSAKYIIAQINPRVPRTHGDGLIPASILHAAIEVDEPIYEVLPGEINADDRKIGQYIASLVDDGATLQLGIGGIPNATLAELIHHKRLGIHTEMFSDGVIDLVERGVITGEDKVVLPYRIVSAFVMGSKRVYDFIDDNPGVTMKQASYTNDTSIIRRNPKVTAINSAIEIDLTGQVCADTIGTYQYSGVGGQMDFVRGASLSEGGKPIIALPSVTSKGQSKIVPFLKEGAGVTTTRANVHYIVTEYGIADLYGKNLRQRARALINIAHPNHREELEKQAFERFGHL; encoded by the coding sequence ATGTTAGCTCCTCTGCCAATCACCACTCCCGAGCAAGCGGTTTCTGTTATTCAGTCGAACAATCGTGTGTTTATTCACAGCGTTGCTCAGGCTCCCCATATACTCATCAACGCCATGGTAGCCCAGGCCGACCGGCTGCGTAATGTCGAAATCTGTCATATGCATACCGAAGGGCCGCTGCCCTATCTGAACCCGCAATATCAGCAGTCGTTCAAACCCAATGCGTTCTTTATCGGAGCCAATATGCGGAAACAGCTCAATCAGGGCATTGGCGACTATGTACCGGTTTTCCTGAGCGAAGTTCCGTTGCTGTTTCGTCGTAAAATTCTACCGATCGATGTTGCCCTGATTCAGGTATCGCCACCCGATGCCCATGGCTATTGCTCGCTGGGCCCTTCCGTCGATATATCGCTGGCAGCTCTTCAGTCGGCCAAATACATTATTGCGCAAATCAACCCCCGCGTTCCCCGCACCCACGGCGACGGCCTGATTCCAGCGTCTATTCTGCACGCGGCCATTGAAGTCGACGAGCCAATTTATGAAGTACTGCCAGGTGAAATCAATGCCGACGACCGTAAGATTGGCCAATACATCGCCAGCCTGGTCGACGACGGAGCCACACTTCAACTAGGTATTGGCGGTATTCCAAACGCAACGCTGGCCGAACTGATTCATCACAAACGGCTGGGTATTCATACCGAAATGTTTTCCGACGGCGTCATCGACCTGGTGGAGCGGGGGGTTATCACGGGTGAAGATAAAGTCGTGCTCCCCTATCGCATTGTGTCGGCCTTTGTGATGGGCAGCAAACGGGTCTACGATTTCATCGACGACAATCCCGGCGTAACGATGAAACAGGCCAGCTACACCAACGACACATCCATTATCCGGAGAAATCCAAAAGTAACGGCCATTAACAGCGCTATCGAAATCGACCTGACCGGACAGGTTTGTGCTGATACCATCGGCACCTACCAGTATTCGGGTGTGGGTGGCCAGATGGATTTTGTGCGGGGCGCTTCACTCTCCGAAGGCGGCAAACCGATTATTGCCCTACCCTCCGTAACGAGCAAAGGCCAAAGCAAAATTGTTCCGTTTCTGAAAGAAGGAGCCGGGGTTACAACCACCCGCGCCAACGTACACTACATCGTTACGGAATACGGCATTGCCGATCTATACGGCAAAAACCTCCGCCAGCGTGCCCGTGCCCTGATCAACATTGCCCACCCCAACCACCGCGAAGAACTGGAAAAGCAGGCGTTCGAACGGTTCGGGCATTTGTGA
- a CDS encoding Gfo/Idh/MocA family oxidoreductase: MDMPGAESTNKGTTSRRQFLQTGALAATSFLIVPRHVLGGKGFIAPSDKLNIAGVGFGGKGFSDTNNSYNNGVNNIVALCDVDWGLPRVKENFTKHPNAKRYKDFREMLDKEGKTIDAVTVSTADHTHAVVAMAAMQRGKHVYVQKPLTHNIYEARALTEAARKYKVVTQMGNQGSSNPQQKQMVEWFDKGLIGNVHTVYLWTNRPVWPQGIPVPQPAEQTPVDLDWDLWLGPAQKVGYTPAYHPFKWRGWWNFGAGALGDIGCHIMDVPFRVLGIGYPTEVETSIGQVFLKDWTPEYIPEGCPPSSHVELKFPASAKNKSELKMIWMDGGLRPFRPDMLPEGEPFPENGENGVFLIGDKGLIACGMYGDDPKLYTKSGQKMEAAPKPKSGSGITVYPENGHQVLWTEACKAGFNSKEHKALTSSFDFAGPLTESVLMGNLAIRSYTLRQPKADGKGFTYPGRKRLTWDGKNMKITNFDEANQFVKRQYRDGWSLNA, from the coding sequence ATGGACATGCCTGGAGCCGAGTCAACCAATAAAGGCACAACTTCTCGGCGTCAATTTCTTCAGACCGGCGCTTTGGCTGCTACCAGCTTCCTGATTGTTCCGCGTCATGTACTTGGCGGCAAAGGGTTCATTGCGCCCAGCGATAAACTCAATATTGCGGGTGTCGGTTTTGGCGGTAAAGGTTTTAGTGACACCAATAATTCATATAACAACGGAGTCAACAATATTGTCGCCCTTTGCGATGTAGACTGGGGACTGCCGCGTGTTAAAGAAAACTTCACGAAGCACCCGAACGCAAAACGCTATAAAGACTTCCGTGAAATGCTCGATAAAGAAGGAAAAACCATCGATGCAGTAACGGTTTCTACTGCCGACCACACGCACGCCGTTGTGGCGATGGCGGCTATGCAGCGTGGTAAGCACGTATACGTACAAAAACCGCTGACCCACAATATCTACGAAGCCCGCGCTCTAACCGAAGCGGCCCGTAAGTATAAAGTGGTGACGCAAATGGGCAATCAGGGCTCATCGAACCCACAGCAGAAACAGATGGTCGAATGGTTCGATAAAGGCCTGATTGGTAATGTTCATACCGTTTACCTGTGGACAAACCGGCCCGTATGGCCACAAGGTATTCCTGTTCCACAGCCCGCCGAACAAACCCCGGTTGATCTGGATTGGGATCTGTGGCTGGGACCTGCCCAGAAAGTTGGGTATACACCCGCCTATCACCCATTCAAATGGCGTGGCTGGTGGAATTTTGGCGCTGGCGCACTTGGCGACATCGGTTGCCACATCATGGATGTTCCGTTCCGGGTACTGGGCATTGGTTACCCAACCGAAGTAGAAACAAGTATTGGTCAGGTGTTCCTCAAAGACTGGACCCCCGAATACATCCCGGAAGGTTGCCCACCCTCGTCGCATGTAGAATTGAAGTTCCCGGCATCGGCCAAAAATAAATCTGAACTAAAAATGATTTGGATGGATGGCGGTCTTCGCCCCTTCCGTCCAGACATGCTGCCTGAAGGTGAACCGTTCCCTGAAAATGGCGAAAATGGTGTGTTCCTGATTGGCGACAAAGGCCTAATTGCCTGTGGTATGTATGGCGATGATCCAAAACTATATACCAAAAGTGGCCAGAAAATGGAAGCGGCTCCGAAACCAAAATCGGGTTCAGGCATAACCGTATATCCCGAAAACGGCCACCAGGTTCTGTGGACTGAAGCGTGCAAAGCAGGTTTCAATAGCAAAGAGCATAAGGCCCTTACCTCGTCGTTCGACTTTGCCGGACCGCTTACGGAATCGGTACTGATGGGTAATCTGGCCATTCGCAGCTACACTCTCCGTCAGCCAAAAGCCGATGGTAAAGGCTTTACCTATCCGGGCCGCAAACGCCTGACCTGGGATGGCAAGAATATGAAGATTACGAACTTCGACGAAGCTAACCAGTTCGTTAAACGCCAATACCGCGACGGATGGTCGCTGAATGCATAA
- a CDS encoding VCBS repeat-containing protein: MQRVLLSLFALLIFCGSIPPEPSLHFRRYFVAAESYESVGVFDVDNNDTLDIVSGDFWYEGPRFRRRHLIGNEPRKDQYYDDFSTIPLDVNGDGRLDFITGGWFDQTLRWVENPGKGNNTWPLHEIGKVGNVETTRAWDIDGDGIVEIVPNNPNHPLKYIKLTGPGQFNTVTVAPKQGHGLGFGDINGDGRGDLIVSDGWLEAPADRTTTPWTLHNEFTLGTASVPILVTDVNGDKLNDLIVGQGHGYGLHWYEQTRDASGKRSWLKHLIDDKNSQYHCLEWIDITGDGRPELITGKRFRAHNGNDPGSEDPVGLYYFTWDVAKKQFAKHNIAYGEAGVGKGTGIYFAVADLHKTGRNDIIVAGKDGLVVFFNEGSQKK; encoded by the coding sequence ATGCAACGAGTGCTGCTTAGTCTGTTTGCCCTGCTGATTTTTTGTGGATCGATACCACCCGAACCATCGCTTCATTTCAGACGCTATTTTGTTGCCGCCGAGAGCTATGAGTCGGTTGGCGTGTTTGATGTCGATAACAACGATACACTTGATATCGTATCGGGCGATTTCTGGTACGAAGGCCCCCGTTTCCGACGTCGGCATTTGATTGGCAACGAGCCCCGAAAAGACCAGTATTACGACGATTTTTCGACCATTCCTCTCGATGTGAATGGCGATGGGCGTCTGGACTTTATCACAGGAGGCTGGTTTGATCAGACGCTCCGCTGGGTCGAAAATCCGGGCAAAGGCAACAACACCTGGCCACTGCACGAAATTGGTAAAGTTGGCAATGTAGAAACAACCCGCGCCTGGGATATCGACGGCGATGGTATTGTTGAAATCGTCCCCAATAATCCTAATCATCCCTTGAAATATATAAAACTAACGGGACCTGGACAGTTCAATACCGTGACAGTTGCGCCAAAACAGGGGCATGGGCTGGGCTTTGGCGATATAAACGGCGATGGTCGGGGCGACCTGATCGTTAGTGATGGCTGGCTCGAAGCACCCGCCGACCGGACAACGACTCCCTGGACCCTGCATAACGAGTTTACGCTGGGAACTGCCAGTGTTCCTATTCTTGTGACTGACGTAAATGGCGATAAACTCAATGACCTCATTGTAGGACAAGGCCACGGTTACGGGCTGCACTGGTACGAACAAACCCGCGATGCGTCGGGTAAACGGAGTTGGTTGAAACACCTGATCGATGATAAAAATTCGCAATACCACTGTCTTGAGTGGATTGATATTACGGGCGATGGCCGTCCTGAATTAATTACGGGCAAGCGTTTTCGGGCGCATAATGGCAATGATCCTGGTTCTGAAGATCCGGTTGGCCTTTATTATTTTACCTGGGATGTGGCCAAAAAGCAATTTGCCAAACATAACATTGCTTATGGTGAGGCTGGGGTAGGCAAAGGAACCGGTATTTACTTTGCTGTAGCCGATTTGCACAAAACCGGTCGTAATGACATTATAGTGGCCGGAAAAGATGGTTTAGTAGTATTTTTTAATGAAGGTTCGCAAAAAAAATAG